The Dehalogenimonas sp. 4OHTPN genome window below encodes:
- the purQ gene encoding phosphoribosylformylglycinamidine synthase I, giving the protein MVKEVRVMVLRAPGTNCDRELAHAFEMAGGKPRITHMNELIGGSQKLTDYHILGLPGGFSYGDDLGAGKVQANEMRLRLFEQLAAFIDRGGLIIGICNGFQVLIKTGILPGPARQELPHVTLTNNDSGRFECRWVKLSSTPGNRCVWTEGIEQLEAPVAHGEGKLVAAPSTLSRLRAVFYYADANWRPTAEYPANPNGSVGNIAALTDDTGRVFALMPHPERFVRASQHPAWTRRNIEEPGAGLRIFQNGVDAARRG; this is encoded by the coding sequence ATGGTAAAAGAAGTGCGCGTCATGGTGCTGCGGGCGCCGGGTACCAACTGTGACCGGGAACTTGCTCATGCCTTCGAGATGGCCGGAGGTAAACCAAGGATAACCCACATGAACGAACTGATTGGCGGTTCACAAAAACTGACCGATTACCATATCCTGGGACTGCCCGGCGGTTTCTCCTATGGTGACGACCTCGGCGCCGGCAAGGTACAGGCCAACGAGATGCGGCTGCGCCTTTTTGAGCAGCTTGCCGCGTTTATCGACCGCGGCGGTCTGATTATAGGTATCTGCAATGGCTTTCAGGTGCTCATCAAAACCGGCATCCTGCCCGGGCCGGCCAGGCAGGAACTGCCTCACGTCACTCTGACCAATAACGATTCCGGGCGTTTTGAATGCCGGTGGGTGAAACTGTCCAGCACCCCGGGTAACCGCTGCGTCTGGACTGAGGGCATCGAGCAGCTGGAAGCGCCGGTGGCCCATGGGGAAGGCAAACTGGTTGCCGCGCCGTCCACCCTGAGCCGGCTGCGGGCTGTATTTTATTACGCCGACGCTAACTGGCGGCCGACCGCTGAATACCCGGCCAACCCTAACGGCTCCGTGGGCAACATTGCCGCGCTGACGGACGATACCGGCCGGGTCTTTGCTTTGATGCCTCACCCGGAACGGTTTGTCCGAGCCTCCCAGCACCCCGCTTGGACGCGCCGGAACATCGAGGAACCCGGCGCCGGGCTGAGGATTTTCCAGAACGGCGTCGACGCCGCCAGGCGCGGTTGA